A genomic region of Xanthomonas campestris pv. phormiicola contains the following coding sequences:
- a CDS encoding H-NS histone family protein, which translates to MTEVRNLQQIAEAKAKLQEEIRKLEEQEKQAREGETSAAHANILSLLEQFAEFFSAKQRNEIAAYVTSAAPKPASAKSAGGRSEVKPKYQLPHTGETWSGRGRTPKAFAAWEGTAAYNEWKARHPDLKFPLVKY; encoded by the coding sequence ATGACGGAAGTTCGCAACTTGCAACAAATCGCCGAAGCCAAGGCCAAGCTGCAGGAAGAGATTCGCAAGCTGGAAGAGCAGGAGAAGCAGGCGCGCGAAGGCGAGACCAGCGCCGCGCACGCCAACATCCTGTCGCTGCTCGAGCAGTTCGCCGAGTTCTTCAGCGCCAAGCAGCGCAACGAGATCGCCGCCTACGTGACCAGCGCGGCGCCGAAGCCGGCCAGCGCCAAGTCCGCCGGCGGCCGCAGCGAGGTCAAGCCGAAGTACCAGCTGCCGCACACCGGCGAGACCTGGTCCGGCCGTGGCCGCACGCCGAAGGCGTTCGCCGCATGGGAAGGCACCGCCGCCTACAACGAATGGAAGGCGCGCCACCCGGATCTGAAGTTTCCGCTGGTCAAATACTGA
- a CDS encoding formylglycine-generating enzyme family protein — MSLGGSVRTSGPVIAWTLLAALACGCSGPAPAPPAQPAKLAPARPAQVPAAAAGKPVQAPSVTIGGEDAAETVARWQPPLPTLERAQLAQARRDAARALAEDRLFEDAQSAIPLYLAIRALAPQDPVARDGLHKARRRLLQLGGDLLRVSEQQEQALERADRIAMVALSLDADDPAVRRLQQRVETAQRVLAYDRAGEDDLRAGRLGEDGNGALANFREALQLDAGDARARQGVAAVESALIRRAEAAAAVSDFAAAGSWLARAARIRDGAATVRDARARVEGVRTARIAALRDAGLRDLATPAGLKAAREKLGEVLRIADPGDPVAAMLRERIDLATHYGSFRPGQVFTDGMSDGERGPQMIVVPHGGFRMGASDTEPGAMPAEQPLHYVRFDRGFAMSITEVTVAEFRRFVEVSGARPRATRRGHSIVYDERSGNFVRRSGVDWQSGYNGARAAPNSPVMHVSVRDAEAYAAWLSQQTGRHYRLPSEAEFEYALRAGGRGRYPWGNAGTPPRGAGNFTGGGDVSPGGRHWNNAFVGYADGFWGPAPVASFKANAWGLHDMGGNLSEWVADCWHSSYRRAPADGAAWYNPGCRSRVVRGGNWANAPEQTRAAWRLMQDSDTTSARVGFRLVRGI; from the coding sequence ATGTCGTTGGGAGGAAGCGTGCGTACGAGCGGCCCTGTGATCGCCTGGACCCTGCTGGCCGCGCTGGCGTGCGGCTGCAGCGGGCCGGCGCCTGCGCCACCGGCGCAGCCCGCCAAGCTGGCGCCCGCCAGGCCGGCGCAGGTGCCGGCAGCGGCGGCCGGCAAGCCGGTGCAGGCGCCCAGCGTCACCATCGGCGGCGAGGATGCCGCCGAGACGGTGGCGCGCTGGCAGCCGCCGCTGCCGACGCTCGAGCGCGCACAACTGGCGCAGGCGCGCCGCGACGCCGCGCGCGCGCTGGCCGAGGATCGCCTGTTCGAGGACGCGCAGTCGGCGATCCCGCTGTACCTGGCGATCCGCGCGCTGGCGCCGCAGGACCCGGTCGCGCGCGACGGCCTGCACAAGGCGCGGCGCCGGCTGCTGCAACTCGGCGGCGACCTGCTGCGCGTATCGGAGCAGCAGGAGCAGGCGCTCGAGCGCGCCGATCGCATCGCGATGGTGGCGCTGTCGCTGGATGCCGACGATCCGGCGGTGCGGCGCCTGCAGCAGCGGGTGGAGACCGCGCAGCGGGTGCTGGCCTACGACCGCGCCGGCGAGGACGATCTGCGCGCCGGCCGGCTCGGCGAGGACGGCAACGGCGCCCTCGCCAACTTCCGCGAAGCGCTGCAGCTGGATGCCGGCGATGCGCGCGCGCGGCAGGGCGTGGCGGCGGTGGAGAGCGCGCTGATCCGGCGCGCCGAGGCGGCCGCGGCGGTGTCCGATTTCGCCGCCGCCGGCAGCTGGCTGGCGCGTGCGGCACGCATCCGCGACGGCGCCGCCACCGTGCGCGACGCGCGCGCGCGGGTGGAAGGGGTACGCACCGCGCGCATCGCTGCGCTGCGCGACGCCGGCCTGCGCGACCTGGCCACGCCGGCCGGACTGAAGGCGGCGCGCGAGAAGCTGGGCGAGGTGCTGCGCATCGCCGATCCGGGCGATCCGGTGGCGGCGATGCTGCGCGAGCGCATCGACCTGGCCACCCACTACGGCAGCTTCCGCCCCGGCCAGGTGTTCACCGACGGCATGAGCGACGGCGAACGCGGGCCGCAGATGATCGTGGTGCCGCACGGCGGTTTCCGCATGGGCGCCAGCGACACCGAGCCGGGCGCGATGCCGGCGGAGCAGCCGCTGCACTACGTGCGTTTCGACCGCGGCTTCGCGATGTCGATCACCGAGGTCACCGTGGCCGAGTTCCGCCGCTTCGTCGAGGTCAGCGGCGCGCGGCCGCGTGCGACCCGGCGCGGGCATTCGATCGTCTACGACGAGCGCAGCGGCAATTTCGTGCGCCGCAGCGGCGTGGATTGGCAGTCCGGCTACAACGGCGCGCGCGCCGCGCCGAACAGCCCGGTGATGCACGTCAGCGTGCGCGATGCCGAGGCTTATGCGGCCTGGCTGTCGCAGCAGACCGGGCGCCATTACCGGCTGCCCAGCGAGGCCGAGTTCGAATACGCGCTGCGCGCCGGCGGCCGCGGCCGCTATCCATGGGGCAACGCCGGCACGCCGCCGCGCGGCGCCGGCAACTTCACCGGCGGCGGCGACGTCTCGCCCGGCGGCCGGCACTGGAACAACGCCTTCGTCGGCTATGCCGACGGCTTCTGGGGGCCGGCCCCGGTCGCCAGCTTCAAGGCCAATGCCTGGGGGCTGCACGACATGGGCGGCAACCTCAGCGAGTGGGTCGCCGATTGCTGGCATTCCAGCTACCGCCGCGCGCCGGCCGACGGTGCCGCCTGGTACAACCCCGGCTGCCGCTCGCGGGTGGTGCGCGGCGGCAACTGGGCCAACGCGCCGGAGCAGACCCGTGCCGCCTGGCGGCTGATGCAGGACTCCGACACCACCAGCGCCAGGGTCGGTTTCCGCCTGGTGCGCGGAATTTGA
- the rnd gene encoding ribonuclease D produces MPYWIKQPAELAERLAQRPARIGLDTEFVRERTYWPQLALVQMAVADEILLIDPLIPGMPQALAPWLSDPAILKVMHSASEDLVAFKCACGALPRPLFDTQIGAGLAGIGAGMGYQKLVLEITGVHLAKGETRSDWLRRPLSPAQLDYAADDVRHLFAIHDALQERLHTLDRSAWLHEDGERLLGTVEHDEGERWPHLGMRSAQFMDRPSQQRLLRLLRWRDVQARHSDKPRSWILDNELAATLARFPPADRQELQALLDKHPKAPRKLGDALWQALTTPLPDEADAPLALASSDDNKAALKRLQDAVSARSAELGLPDGLLASRKHLEALLESGQWPQPLAGWRRRELEATLQPLLGGAG; encoded by the coding sequence GTGCCCTATTGGATCAAGCAACCCGCCGAGCTGGCCGAACGGCTGGCGCAGCGCCCGGCCAGGATCGGCCTGGATACCGAATTCGTCCGCGAACGCACCTACTGGCCGCAACTGGCGCTGGTGCAGATGGCGGTAGCCGACGAAATCCTGCTGATCGACCCGCTGATTCCCGGCATGCCGCAGGCGCTGGCGCCGTGGCTGTCGGACCCGGCCATCCTCAAGGTCATGCACAGCGCCAGCGAGGACCTGGTCGCGTTCAAGTGCGCCTGCGGCGCGCTGCCGCGGCCGCTGTTCGATACCCAGATCGGCGCCGGCCTGGCCGGCATCGGCGCCGGCATGGGCTACCAGAAGCTGGTGCTGGAGATCACCGGCGTGCACCTGGCCAAGGGCGAGACCCGCTCGGACTGGCTGCGCCGCCCGCTGTCGCCGGCGCAGCTGGACTACGCCGCCGACGACGTGCGCCACCTGTTCGCGATCCACGACGCATTGCAGGAAAGGCTGCACACGCTGGACCGCAGCGCCTGGCTGCACGAGGACGGCGAGCGCCTGCTCGGCACCGTGGAGCACGACGAGGGCGAGCGCTGGCCGCACCTGGGCATGCGCTCGGCGCAGTTCATGGACCGGCCCTCGCAGCAGCGCCTGTTGCGCCTGCTGCGCTGGCGCGACGTGCAGGCCCGGCACAGCGACAAGCCGCGCAGCTGGATCCTGGACAACGAACTGGCCGCCACCCTGGCGCGCTTCCCGCCGGCCGACCGCCAGGAGCTGCAGGCGCTGCTGGACAAGCACCCCAAGGCGCCGCGCAAGCTCGGCGACGCGCTGTGGCAGGCGCTGACCACGCCGCTGCCCGACGAGGCGGACGCGCCGCTGGCGCTGGCCTCCAGCGACGACAACAAGGCGGCGTTGAAGCGGCTGCAGGACGCGGTGTCCGCACGCAGCGCCGAACTCGGCCTGCCCGACGGCCTACTCGCCTCGCGCAAGCACCTGGAAGCCTTGCTGGAAAGCGGCCAATGGCCGCAGCCGCTGGCCGGCTGGCGCCGGCGCGAACTGGAGGCGACGCTGCAGCCGCTGCTGGGCGGCGCAGGCTGA